From Ammospiza caudacuta isolate bAmmCau1 chromosome 23, bAmmCau1.pri, whole genome shotgun sequence, one genomic window encodes:
- the TMPRSS13 gene encoding transmembrane protease serine 13, with protein sequence MDGKTSPTTASPSSVLPSLLHVSTASSIFGARPPPPRENVLGISFKPYSPESGPAPSPCSACDSSRSSMFRAPCMSQRRLALIFCVSVLIVLLIALILLFMFWRSQTGILYKEPAESCKDSPVRCDGVVDCSQRSDELGCVRFSSEESLLHVYSSTESQWLPVCSSDWDESFSRKTCRQLGFQNASQTEFIPLRVPGKSLTVTDEQETIQQSLNSSQCLTGKYVSLRCTTCGQRISGRIIGGKETSVNKWPWQVSVQYGPIHICGGTIIDAQWVLTAAHCFFMNSMKILDDWKVYGGVSDLKQPMEGIPVSQVIINSNYSDDHDDYDIALMKLSRPLTLSAQVRPACLPMHGQRFQTGRSCFITGFGKTRENEDNTSPKLREAEVKLIDYKICNSDKVYEGYLTPRMMCAGYLQGGKDACQGDSGGPLVCEDDGRWYVAGVTSWGTGCGQKNKPGVYTRVTKLLSWIYSKMESEND encoded by the exons ATGGACGGCAAAACCTCCCCG ACCACTGCCTCGCCCAGCAGTgtccttcccagcctgctccatGTCTCCACGGCCAGCAGCATCTTCGGTGCCCGACCTCCGCCACCTCGAGAGAACGTCCTGGGCATCAGCTTCAAACCCTACAGCCCCGAGTCCGGCCCGGCCCCGAGCCCCTGCTCGGCCTGTGACAGCTCCC gatCCTCCATGTTCAGAGCTCCCTGCATGAGCCAGCGGCGGCTCGCACTCATCTTCTGCGTCTCGGTGCTCATCGTGCTGCTCATCGCCCTCATCCTGCTGT TCATGTTCTGGAGGTCACAGACGGGCATCCTGTACAAGGAGCCAGCGGAGAGCTGCAAGGACAGCCCTGTGCGCTGCGACGGCGTCGTCGACTGCTCCCAGAGGAGCGacgagctgggctgtg TGCGCTTCTCCTCCGAGGAGTCCTTGCTCCACGTGTACTCCAGCACCGAGAGCCAGTGGCTGCCGGTGTGCAGCAGCGACTGGGACGAGTCCTTCtccaggaaaacctgccggcAGCTGGGATTCCAGAA TGCCTCCCAGACCGAGTTCATCCCCCTGCGTGTCCCTGGCAAGAGCCTCACGGTGACTGATGAGCAAGAGACCATCCAGCAGAGCCTCAACAG ctcccagtgtcTCACAGGAAAGTACGTCTCCCTGCGATGCACAA cCTGCGGGCAGAGGATTTCTGGCCGGATCATCGGTGGGAAGGAGACCTCTGTGAACAAGTGGCCCTGGCAGGTCAGCGTGCAGTACGGGCCCATCCACATCTGCGGCGGCACCATCATCGATGCCCAGTGGGTGCTCACGGCTGCCCACTGCTTCTTCAt GAACAGCATGAAGATCCTGGATGACTGGAAGGTGTACGGCGGGGTGTCAGACCTGAAGCAGCCCATGGAGGGCATCCCCGTGTCCCAGGTCATCATCAACTCCAACTACAGTGATGACCACGACGACTACGACATCGCCCTCATGAAGCTCTCCAGGCCACTGACACTCTCAG cccaggtgCGCCCCGCCTGCCTGCCCATGCACGGTCAGCGATTCCAGACCGGCCGGTCCTGCTTCATCACCGGCTTCGGCAAGACCCGGGAGAACGAAG ATAACACCTCCCCGAAGCTGCGGGAGGCCGAGGTGAAGCTGATCGACTACAAGATCTGCAACAGCGACAAGGTGTACGAGGGCTACCTGACCCCCCGCATGATGTGCGCCGGGTACCTGCAGGGAGGCAAGGACGCCTGCCAG GGCGACAGCGGAGGGCCCCTGGTGTGCGAGGACGATGGCCGCTGGTACGTGGCCGGGGTGACGAGCTGGGGGACAGGATGTGGCCAGAAGAACAAGCCCGGCGTGTACACGCGTGTGACAAAGCTCCTCAGCTGGATATACAGCAAAATGGAG AGTGAGAACGACTAA
- the FXYD6 gene encoding FXYD domain-containing ion transport regulator 6 isoform X1 — MRQAEQQTLSSARSSHFISASGRAAMEAALIFLCSLLVPAALADVATQEKEEEDPFNYDYQSLRIGGLVFAVVLFTVGILLILSRRCRCSFKQKPRAPGDEEAQAETLITSNATAAPKAEN, encoded by the exons ATGAGGCAAGCAGAGCAGCAAACCCTCAGCAGCGCTCGCTCTTCTCACTTTATTTCAGCTTCAGGAAGAG CAGCCATGGAGGCCGCGCTCATcttcctgtgctccctgctggtgcctgcagccctggcagacG TGGCCAcccaggagaaggaggaggaggatccCTTTAACTATG ATTACCAGAGCCTGAGGATCGGGGGGCTGGTGTTCGCCGTGGTCCTGTTCACCGTGGGCATTCTCCTCATCCTCA GCAGGAGGTGCAGGTGCAGTTTCAAGCAGAAGCCCAG GGCTCCGGGGGACGAGGAGGCTCAGGCAGAGACCCTGATCACCTCGAATG CAACGGCGGCACCGAAGGCAGAGAACTGA
- the FXYD6 gene encoding FXYD domain-containing ion transport regulator 6 isoform X2, translating to MRQAEQQTLSSARSSHFISASGRAMEAALIFLCSLLVPAALADVATQEKEEEDPFNYDYQSLRIGGLVFAVVLFTVGILLILSRRCRCSFKQKPRAPGDEEAQAETLITSNATAAPKAEN from the exons ATGAGGCAAGCAGAGCAGCAAACCCTCAGCAGCGCTCGCTCTTCTCACTTTATTTCAGCTTCAGGAAGAG CCATGGAGGCCGCGCTCATcttcctgtgctccctgctggtgcctgcagccctggcagacG TGGCCAcccaggagaaggaggaggaggatccCTTTAACTATG ATTACCAGAGCCTGAGGATCGGGGGGCTGGTGTTCGCCGTGGTCCTGTTCACCGTGGGCATTCTCCTCATCCTCA GCAGGAGGTGCAGGTGCAGTTTCAAGCAGAAGCCCAG GGCTCCGGGGGACGAGGAGGCTCAGGCAGAGACCCTGATCACCTCGAATG CAACGGCGGCACCGAAGGCAGAGAACTGA
- the FXYD6 gene encoding FXYD domain-containing ion transport regulator 6 isoform X3 has product MEAALIFLCSLLVPAALADVATQEKEEEDPFNYDYQSLRIGGLVFAVVLFTVGILLILSRRCRCSFKQKPRAPGDEEAQAETLITSNATAAPKAEN; this is encoded by the exons ATGGAGGCCGCGCTCATcttcctgtgctccctgctggtgcctgcagccctggcagacG TGGCCAcccaggagaaggaggaggaggatccCTTTAACTATG ATTACCAGAGCCTGAGGATCGGGGGGCTGGTGTTCGCCGTGGTCCTGTTCACCGTGGGCATTCTCCTCATCCTCA GCAGGAGGTGCAGGTGCAGTTTCAAGCAGAAGCCCAG GGCTCCGGGGGACGAGGAGGCTCAGGCAGAGACCCTGATCACCTCGAATG CAACGGCGGCACCGAAGGCAGAGAACTGA
- the FXYD2 gene encoding LOW QUALITY PROTEIN: sodium/potassium-transporting ATPase subunit gamma (The sequence of the model RefSeq protein was modified relative to this genomic sequence to represent the inferred CDS: deleted 1 base in 1 codon) codes for MRFVSQLMRAPVGAHSQSEAPAGRRHAEAMGDEQVPEQGQDRFSYDYDTIRNGGLIFAVVAFVIGLLIILSQRFHCGGRKKRRQGNEDEL; via the exons ATGAGGTTTGTCTCCCAATTAATGCGCGCTCCCGTGGGTGCCCACTCGCAGAGCGAGGCGCCCGCCGGA CGACGACACGCCGAGGCCATGGGTGACG AGCAAGtgcctgagcagggccaggacaggTTCAGCTACG ACTATGACACCATCCGCAACGGGGGGCTCATCTTCGCCGTCGTGGCCTTTGTCATCGGGCTCCTCATTATCCTCA GCCAGCGGTTCCACTGCggagggaggaagaagaggag ACAAGGGAACGAGGACGAGCTGTAG